A single genomic interval of uncultured Pseudodesulfovibrio sp. harbors:
- a CDS encoding xanthine dehydrogenase family protein subunit M, with product MKRFNHFDAASVEEAVSLLNESTGPSYVIAGGSDLMGCLKDNLWMEAPERIVNLKTIPGLNEIRVENDGLHIGALVTLTDLSESDAIKEQWPGLAEAARRTASPLLRNMGTVAGNICQENRCWYYRYPDKIGGRIDCVRKGGKRCLAVPGDHRFHSIFGAVKKCIAVNPSDTAPAFIALNATVKTTKRDIAIDEFFSAEKGAQSTILDRDEIVTEIIVPKPEAGPTSAFRKIAYRKSIDFALVNCAASVAVKDGKIESARICLNGVHNNPRRCETSEELLIGKELTEELAREAGELAVAEAKPLLQNGFKVQMAKTIVADTLMDCTK from the coding sequence ATGAAACGTTTCAATCACTTTGATGCCGCTTCCGTAGAGGAAGCCGTCTCCCTGCTCAACGAAAGCACAGGTCCTTCCTACGTCATCGCGGGCGGCAGTGACCTCATGGGCTGCCTCAAGGACAACCTCTGGATGGAAGCTCCGGAGCGTATCGTCAACCTCAAGACCATCCCCGGCCTGAATGAAATCCGTGTGGAAAACGACGGCCTGCACATCGGCGCGCTCGTCACCCTGACCGACCTGTCCGAATCCGACGCGATCAAGGAACAGTGGCCCGGTCTTGCCGAGGCTGCCCGCCGCACCGCATCGCCGCTGCTTCGCAACATGGGCACCGTAGCGGGCAACATCTGTCAGGAAAACCGCTGCTGGTACTACCGTTACCCGGACAAGATCGGCGGCCGCATCGACTGCGTCCGCAAGGGCGGCAAACGTTGCCTCGCCGTTCCCGGCGACCACCGCTTCCACTCCATCTTCGGCGCAGTCAAGAAATGCATCGCGGTCAATCCGAGCGACACGGCCCCGGCCTTCATCGCCCTGAACGCCACGGTCAAAACCACCAAGCGCGACATCGCCATCGACGAGTTCTTCTCCGCCGAGAAGGGCGCACAGTCCACCATTCTGGATCGCGACGAAATCGTTACCGAAATCATCGTCCCAAAACCGGAAGCAGGTCCGACCAGCGCATTCCGCAAGATCGCCTACCGCAAGTCCATCGACTTCGCACTGGTAAACTGCGCGGCATCCGTTGCCGTCAAGGACGGCAAGATCGAATCCGCACGCATCTGCCTCAACGGCGTGCACAACAATCCGCGCCGCTGCGAGACCTCCGAAGAGCTGCTCATCGGCAAGGAGCTGACCGAAGAGCTGGCCCGTGAAGCCGGCGAACTGGCCGTGGCCGAAGCCAAGCCCCTGCTCCAGAACGGATTCAAGGTTCAGATGGCAAAGACCATTGTGGCCGACACGCTCATGGACTGCACAAAATAA
- a CDS encoding xanthine dehydrogenase family protein molybdopterin-binding subunit: MAELTSVGKSVRQKDGRARVTGEAKYYADFILPGMLQTRILRSPLPAADIISIDTTEAEAHPGVRLVMTHENYPKAFRKSLYYVGDLVAAVVADDETIAEEAMALIKVEYDKKKPVMSMEDAIKEGAPQVFEGVDNEQDWAFHAIMSDRDPETGLFKTKTPAEYNGFGDIEKGFAEADVIVEQKGLKYAYCKGPAMEPRGCTADFDGIKLHMYTHSQGMHDEKLCLAQALGIPSSMVNYVSPFTGSSFGGKNAFPLDRNIASHYLVIAGLACLDLKKPVHCPYSREEEMVSGWSRGSMANVKIGFKKDGTLTTMDLAHWQETGAGGDKYPAKNAMLATGSVMYSRNCQHQRGKIRYVNTNRFPAAGWQGYGAPEGVFAVETTMDIAAEQLGMDPVELRKMNCMRAGDIDSGWDPLVYKSAIISSSGIRDCLDAGAERLDWKNTWQHPSKKTGRIRHGMGVAIFAMGAGRPGPGNSSEAMVKVYPDGSAALVCAVADIGQGQHTVQCQIVAEVLGLPYKKIGLVCHDTDSTPFATLVANSCGTWIQGWATYEAAVDAKRQVLKLAAAHLGVVPEELSIGEDGIHMTADPSKGCTFAEAFGVRGHYGGIHEVTGYYVNNSPHPNGLKDGKEDQVYIPKEKGAQFISLDVDTETGMLSNIRVTMAQNVGKALNPKIVEGQLCTSRHGVDNAALGNDCIVDKRNGWLMTPNWVDYRHTTSMDCDVDPIVIEKPGDPTHPFGATACGEGAACPTLAAFSNAIFNATGVRIIETPFTPESILIGLGKIQDKRRKK; encoded by the coding sequence ATGGCAGAACTCACATCCGTCGGAAAATCCGTACGTCAGAAAGATGGACGTGCCCGCGTCACCGGTGAAGCAAAGTACTACGCAGACTTCATCCTGCCCGGTATGCTCCAGACCCGCATCCTTCGCAGCCCGCTGCCTGCGGCTGACATCATCTCCATCGACACCACCGAGGCCGAAGCGCATCCCGGCGTTCGCCTCGTAATGACGCATGAGAATTATCCCAAGGCGTTCCGCAAATCCCTGTACTACGTCGGCGACCTCGTAGCCGCAGTCGTGGCTGACGACGAAACCATTGCTGAAGAGGCAATGGCGCTCATCAAGGTCGAATACGACAAGAAAAAGCCTGTCATGAGCATGGAGGACGCCATCAAGGAAGGCGCTCCGCAGGTCTTCGAAGGCGTGGACAACGAACAGGATTGGGCTTTTCACGCCATCATGAGCGACCGCGACCCCGAGACCGGCCTTTTCAAAACCAAGACGCCTGCCGAATACAACGGCTTCGGTGACATCGAAAAAGGCTTTGCCGAAGCAGACGTCATCGTCGAGCAGAAGGGCCTCAAATACGCCTACTGCAAGGGTCCCGCCATGGAACCGCGCGGCTGCACCGCCGATTTCGACGGCATAAAGCTCCACATGTACACCCACTCGCAGGGCATGCACGACGAAAAGCTCTGTCTGGCACAGGCACTGGGCATCCCGTCCAGCATGGTCAACTACGTTTCTCCGTTCACCGGCTCCAGCTTCGGCGGCAAGAACGCCTTCCCGCTGGATCGCAACATCGCTTCCCACTATCTGGTGATCGCAGGACTCGCCTGCCTCGACCTCAAGAAACCGGTTCACTGCCCTTACTCCCGTGAAGAGGAAATGGTCAGCGGCTGGTCACGCGGCTCCATGGCCAACGTGAAAATCGGCTTCAAGAAAGACGGCACCCTGACCACCATGGATCTGGCTCACTGGCAGGAGACCGGAGCCGGCGGCGACAAATATCCCGCCAAAAACGCCATGCTCGCTACAGGTTCGGTCATGTATTCGCGCAACTGCCAGCATCAGCGCGGCAAAATCCGTTACGTCAATACCAACCGCTTCCCCGCCGCAGGCTGGCAGGGATACGGCGCTCCTGAAGGTGTGTTCGCGGTCGAGACCACCATGGACATCGCCGCCGAGCAGTTGGGTATGGACCCGGTCGAACTTCGCAAGATGAATTGCATGCGCGCCGGTGATATTGACTCCGGCTGGGACCCGCTGGTTTACAAATCCGCCATCATCTCCTCCTCCGGCATCCGTGACTGCCTCGACGCAGGCGCAGAGCGACTGGACTGGAAAAACACATGGCAGCACCCCAGCAAGAAAACCGGACGCATCCGTCACGGCATGGGCGTGGCCATCTTCGCCATGGGCGCAGGCCGTCCCGGTCCGGGCAACTCCAGTGAAGCCATGGTCAAGGTATACCCCGACGGTTCCGCCGCACTCGTTTGCGCCGTGGCCGACATCGGGCAGGGCCAGCACACTGTCCAGTGCCAGATCGTCGCGGAAGTCCTCGGCCTGCCCTACAAGAAGATCGGTCTGGTCTGTCACGACACGGACTCGACTCCCTTCGCCACCCTCGTCGCAAACAGCTGCGGCACATGGATTCAGGGCTGGGCGACCTACGAGGCCGCCGTTGACGCAAAGCGTCAGGTTCTCAAACTCGCAGCCGCCCACTTGGGCGTGGTGCCGGAAGAACTCAGCATCGGCGAAGACGGCATCCACATGACCGCTGACCCGAGCAAGGGCTGCACCTTTGCCGAAGCCTTCGGCGTACGGGGCCACTACGGCGGCATCCACGAGGTGACCGGCTACTACGTGAACAACTCCCCGCACCCCAACGGCCTCAAGGACGGCAAGGAAGATCAGGTATACATCCCCAAGGAAAAGGGCGCACAGTTCATTTCCCTCGATGTGGATACCGAGACAGGCATGCTCTCCAACATTCGCGTCACCATGGCCCAGAACGTTGGCAAGGCGCTCAACCCGAAGATCGTCGAAGGTCAGCTCTGCACTTCCCGCCACGGCGTGGACAACGCGGCACTCGGCAACGACTGCATCGTGGACAAACGCAACGGCTGGCTCATGACCCCCAACTGGGTTGACTACCGCCACACCACTTCCATGGACTGCGACGTCGATCCCATCGTCATCGAGAAGCCCGGAGACCCGACCCACCCGTTCGGAGCAACGGCCTGCGGCGAAGGCGCTGCCTGCCCCACTCTGGCCGCATTCTCCAATGCCATCTTCAATGCCACGGGCGTCCGTATCATCGAGACCCCCTTCACCCCTGAAAGCATCCTCATCGGCCTGGGCAAGATCCAGGACAAAAGGAGGAAGAAATAA
- a CDS encoding (2Fe-2S)-binding protein, protein MNENQKKLIHLTVNGEVQSIAVEAHWTLSKVLRNDCGHTGAKEACGEGACGACTVLINGVAVPACMVLAVEQDGKDIETVEGLAKDGELHPIQEAWLEEYGAQCGFCSPGMIMTTKYLLSKNPDPTDDEIKEALGGNLCICNNYEHIINAVRSAAKKMREQV, encoded by the coding sequence ATGAATGAAAACCAGAAGAAACTTATCCACCTGACGGTGAACGGCGAAGTCCAGTCCATCGCAGTCGAGGCTCACTGGACCCTGTCCAAAGTCCTTCGCAATGACTGCGGACACACCGGCGCCAAGGAAGCATGCGGCGAAGGCGCATGCGGAGCATGCACCGTGCTCATCAACGGCGTTGCCGTGCCCGCCTGCATGGTTCTGGCCGTGGAACAGGACGGCAAGGACATCGAAACTGTTGAAGGTCTGGCCAAGGACGGCGAACTGCACCCCATTCAGGAAGCATGGCTCGAAGAGTACGGCGCCCAGTGTGGCTTCTGCTCTCCCGGCATGATCATGACCACCAAGTACCTGCTTTCCAAGAACCCCGATCCCACTGATGACGAGATCAAGGAAGCCCTCGGCGGCAACCTCTGTATCTGCAACAACTACGAGCATATCATCAACGCCGTACGCAGTGCGGCCAAAAAGATGAGGGAGCAGGTCTAA
- a CDS encoding DMT family transporter: MFKNQVVIGSLYALLATVLWAGAFIIARLAVGEISPMTLGATRWGMALLILSTFMLPKVKKEWPIAKTFLPQIIASALFGIAAYSPLSYFAAQTTSAINLSLISVTTPIFIVIIAAGMGQKQSFNTWAGCIVALLGSFYLVSKGDINQILGMHFAAGDILMLGAAVGFAIYSLLLKKTPEGLSSGTIMYLMTLFAVLMLIPCVIWESTLPTMVFNMNGIVLFSITFSAICSSIIAWWTWNIGLEKAGPQLCGMIYYSLPLWGGLFAFVFLGEKMTSVHFISGALIIGGIVWASRGAKKNAVEEAAPNEA; encoded by the coding sequence ATGTTCAAGAATCAAGTTGTAATCGGTTCACTCTATGCACTGCTGGCCACCGTTCTCTGGGCGGGCGCATTCATTATCGCACGTCTGGCTGTTGGTGAAATTTCACCCATGACTCTCGGTGCGACCCGCTGGGGCATGGCTCTGCTTATCCTCAGCACCTTCATGCTGCCCAAAGTGAAAAAGGAATGGCCTATCGCCAAGACTTTCCTGCCGCAGATCATCGCTTCCGCCCTGTTCGGTATCGCCGCATACTCTCCGCTCAGCTACTTCGCGGCACAGACAACTTCCGCCATCAACCTTTCGCTCATTTCCGTTACCACCCCGATCTTCATCGTCATCATCGCCGCCGGAATGGGTCAGAAGCAGTCCTTCAACACATGGGCTGGCTGTATCGTCGCCCTGCTCGGCTCTTTCTACCTCGTCAGTAAAGGTGACATCAATCAGATTCTGGGCATGCACTTCGCTGCCGGTGATATCCTGATGCTCGGCGCTGCCGTCGGTTTCGCCATCTACAGCCTGCTCCTCAAAAAGACTCCCGAAGGCCTGTCCAGCGGTACCATCATGTACCTCATGACCCTGTTCGCAGTACTCATGCTCATCCCCTGCGTCATCTGGGAATCCACCCTGCCCACCATGGTCTTCAACATGAACGGCATCGTCCTCTTCTCCATCACCTTCTCCGCCATCTGTTCCTCCATCATCGCCTGGTGGACATGGAACATCGGCCTTGAAAAGGCAGGCCCGCAGCTGTGTGGCATGATCTACTACTCCCTGCCTCTGTGGGGCGGTCTGTTCGCCTTTGTCTTCCTCGGTGAAAAAATGACTTCCGTTCACTTCATCTCCGGCGCACTGATCATCGGCGGTATCGTCTGGGCCAGCCGCGGTGCCAAGAAGAACGCTGTTGAAGAAGCTGCACCCAACGAAGCCTAA